In Bacteroidota bacterium, the following proteins share a genomic window:
- the dctP gene encoding TRAP transporter substrate-binding protein DctP — translation MKYLFTAVLFLATQTFAQEFTIKFATLAPEGSTWINVMKEYDQAIRKESNGRLGFKIYPGGVAGDEKDVLRKIRLGQFQSAGITGVGIGEIAKSARILDAPFLFKNHDEVDYIVNQYDAELRKEFENGGYVLLGWAEVGFVYVFTNTPVTKVEDMRNVKMWQWEGDPVAEATFKAFGINPIQLSITDVLTSLQTGLINGMYTSPLAGVSLQWYTATKYMLDYPLTNASGAVVIAKREFDKMPPDLQEILLRNGKQLMRKLTELSRTDNLKSLDVLKKNKIIFTKPDPSEISRYEEIGKNARRLMVGKLYSEDLLNRVEKSVMDFRAKEKK, via the coding sequence ATGAAATATCTTTTCACCGCGGTTCTTTTTCTCGCAACGCAGACTTTTGCCCAGGAATTCACCATCAAGTTTGCGACCCTCGCCCCCGAAGGGAGCACCTGGATCAACGTCATGAAGGAATATGACCAGGCCATCCGGAAAGAAAGCAACGGCCGGCTTGGGTTCAAGATCTACCCCGGGGGAGTTGCCGGCGACGAAAAGGACGTTCTTCGCAAGATCCGTCTGGGACAATTCCAAAGCGCGGGGATCACCGGCGTGGGCATCGGCGAGATCGCAAAATCGGCCCGAATTCTGGATGCTCCGTTCCTTTTCAAGAACCATGACGAGGTCGATTACATCGTTAATCAATATGACGCCGAGCTCCGGAAGGAATTTGAAAACGGCGGATATGTCTTGCTTGGATGGGCCGAAGTCGGGTTTGTGTATGTCTTCACCAATACCCCGGTCACGAAAGTTGAGGACATGCGCAACGTGAAAATGTGGCAATGGGAAGGAGACCCCGTTGCGGAAGCGACGTTCAAAGCCTTCGGGATCAATCCGATTCAACTCTCCATCACCGACGTGCTGACGTCGCTCCAAACCGGCCTGATCAACGGTATGTATACGTCGCCGCTTGCGGGCGTATCGCTTCAATGGTACACCGCAACAAAATATATGCTCGACTATCCGCTCACGAACGCTTCCGGCGCCGTCGTCATCGCGAAGAGAGAATTCGACAAAATGCCGCCGGACCTTCAGGAAATTCTGCTCCGGAACGGGAAGCAGCTGATGCGAAAGCTGACGGAGTTGAGCCGCACAGACAATTTGAAATCGCTCGACGTGCTGAAAAAGAACAAGATCATATTCACAAAACCGGACCCGAGCGAGATCAGCCGTTATGAGGAGATCGGAAAGAACGCGCGCCGGCTGATGGTCGGGAAGCTCTATTCGGAAGATCTGCTGAACCGCGTGGAAAAGTCGGTCATGGATTTCCGCGCGAAGGAGAAGAAATGA
- a CDS encoding TRAP transporter TatT component family protein, with translation MMNKLAAAFIVLLGFTNWSCGLLQTVAVNSTTGIVDNGLSAIFEESDLTLAEQSIPANLTLLEALYRSKDNDDDHLALLLTQGFTGYALGFVEDTDPVRAKALYSRARDYGLSVLKKNKKFSAAFDGTPEEFKSGVGSFSNDDVPMIFWTANAWGNLIKLSIADPSAVAELQKVNSLMEFVLRNDERFYYGSAHLYFGTILATIPKNLGGKPDSAKAHFDKCLQIGEGKFLLPYVYMAQSYTVQIQDKALFESLLKTVEDASIDILPEQRLVNAVAKQKAKALLAKEGDLFF, from the coding sequence ATGATGAATAAACTCGCAGCGGCGTTTATCGTCCTCCTCGGTTTTACCAATTGGTCGTGCGGTCTTCTTCAAACGGTCGCGGTGAATTCCACCACGGGCATCGTCGACAACGGCCTCAGCGCGATTTTTGAAGAATCCGACCTCACGCTCGCCGAGCAATCGATACCTGCAAATCTCACCCTCCTCGAAGCGCTCTATCGGTCGAAAGACAACGACGATGACCACCTTGCATTGCTGTTAACGCAGGGCTTCACCGGATACGCTCTTGGTTTTGTGGAAGACACAGACCCCGTGCGGGCGAAAGCGCTCTACAGCCGCGCACGCGACTACGGACTGTCCGTGCTGAAGAAGAACAAAAAATTCAGCGCAGCGTTCGACGGCACGCCGGAAGAATTCAAGTCAGGGGTCGGTTCGTTCTCGAACGACGATGTCCCGATGATTTTCTGGACGGCAAATGCCTGGGGAAATCTGATCAAGCTCAGCATCGCAGACCCTTCGGCCGTGGCCGAACTTCAAAAAGTCAATTCGCTGATGGAATTTGTCCTCCGAAACGATGAACGCTTCTACTATGGCAGCGCTCACCTCTATTTCGGAACGATTCTGGCGACGATACCAAAGAATCTCGGCGGCAAGCCCGACAGCGCAAAAGCTCATTTTGACAAGTGTCTGCAGATCGGGGAAGGAAAATTTCTTCTTCCCTACGTTTATATGGCGCAGAGCTATACGGTCCAGATCCAGGATAAAGCGCTCTTTGAATCCTTGCTGAAGACAGTGGAAGATGCGTCCATCGACATCCTCCCGGAACAGCGTCTCGTCAACGCTGTTGCCAAGCAAAAAGCGAAAGCATTGCTCGCTAAAGAAGGCGACCTGTTCTTCTAG
- a CDS encoding response regulator transcription factor, with protein sequence MKILVVEDEKKVGAFIKKGLEEDRYTVEVALDGDKGGELAAEGSFDLIILDILMPKKDGLTMLKELRAKHVSTPVLMITAKGSVEDKVKGLDTGADDYLVKPFAIAELLARVRSLLRRGGPEKSTALTVADLTLDLVSHKATRGKNTIELTGKEYTLLEYFMRNTNKVLSRTIISEHIWNYNFDTGTNIIDVYINHLRNKIDGEFERKLIHTVRGVGYMMKAS encoded by the coding sequence ATGAAAATATTGGTTGTCGAAGACGAAAAAAAAGTCGGCGCGTTCATAAAAAAGGGATTGGAAGAGGATCGTTACACCGTCGAAGTGGCCTTGGACGGCGACAAGGGAGGGGAACTCGCCGCGGAAGGATCGTTCGACCTGATCATTCTTGACATCCTGATGCCCAAGAAAGACGGGTTAACGATGTTGAAAGAACTCCGGGCAAAACATGTATCGACGCCCGTGCTCATGATCACGGCAAAAGGCTCCGTCGAGGATAAAGTGAAAGGCCTCGATACGGGGGCGGACGATTATTTGGTGAAGCCGTTTGCCATCGCTGAGCTGTTGGCGCGCGTTCGGTCCCTCCTCCGGCGCGGCGGACCGGAAAAATCGACGGCGCTCACCGTTGCTGACCTGACGCTCGACCTCGTTTCGCACAAGGCGACACGGGGGAAAAATACCATCGAGTTGACCGGAAAAGAATACACCCTCCTGGAATATTTCATGCGGAACACCAACAAAGTGCTGAGCCGTACGATCATCTCCGAGCACATTTGGAACTATAACTTCGATACCGGCACGAACATCATCGACGTGTATATCAACCATTTGCGCAACAAGATCGACGGCGAATTTGAAAGAAAGCTGATCCACACCGTGCGCGGTGTCGGCTACATGATGAAAGCATCCTGA
- a CDS encoding ATP-binding protein, whose amino-acid sequence MKYLHSIRLKLTAWYTLILGVTLFGFGATAYLFTQENLLASLDYSLRNEVVWLKNFIEPQARKVKLKQQRSKPSAQPKKQEKKVKRSHEVEVTEADSVEFDQIWNQIYEHTLLSPKKQIIQIRDRNGDILYKSYSLGKEDIIFEDIPYNTTKLVTIYDAQGQPLRLAVTQNAYVKIFVAYPEAEISEVLGNLFSIFVILVPVALILSVLGGWFLANKSLKPVDKITRTARDITAQNLDQRILSVDVDDEIGRLISTFNDMIGRLQSSFDQTKQFSIDASHELRTPLTIMRGELELALRSKQTNEGYRRILSSTLDEILRMSSIIENLLMLAKGDIGKSAFTFEKVALAPIIRELHEDSEMLAEKKHIRVTLEQVDNLTVSGDTVRLRQLVLNLLDNAIKYTPKKGTIELSLVRENGSAKIIVKDNGIGIPADEQSKIFDRFYRVDKGRSRDMGGTGLGLSIARWITEIHGGTIYVQSEVNKGSEFTVLLPLLRN is encoded by the coding sequence ATGAAATACCTTCATTCGATACGGCTGAAACTGACGGCATGGTATACGCTGATCCTCGGCGTCACGCTGTTCGGGTTCGGCGCTACGGCGTATCTCTTTACGCAAGAGAACCTCCTTGCCAGCCTTGACTATTCGCTCCGCAACGAGGTCGTCTGGCTGAAGAACTTCATTGAACCACAGGCGCGCAAAGTGAAGCTCAAACAGCAGCGGTCAAAGCCGTCGGCGCAGCCGAAAAAGCAGGAGAAAAAGGTCAAACGTTCGCACGAAGTGGAAGTGACCGAGGCCGATTCCGTCGAGTTCGACCAGATCTGGAACCAGATCTACGAGCACACGCTGCTGAGCCCCAAGAAGCAGATCATTCAGATCCGCGACCGCAACGGGGACATCCTCTACAAATCATACAGCCTGGGAAAAGAGGATATTATCTTCGAGGACATCCCGTACAACACGACGAAGCTGGTGACGATCTACGATGCACAGGGGCAGCCCTTGCGTCTTGCCGTCACTCAGAACGCCTACGTGAAGATCTTCGTCGCCTATCCCGAGGCGGAGATCAGCGAAGTGCTGGGAAACCTCTTTTCGATTTTTGTCATCCTCGTGCCGGTCGCGCTGATCCTCTCGGTGCTAGGAGGATGGTTCCTCGCGAACAAATCGCTGAAGCCGGTCGACAAGATCACGAGAACGGCGCGCGACATCACAGCGCAGAATCTGGACCAGCGCATTCTTTCGGTGGACGTGGACGACGAGATCGGAAGGCTGATCTCCACGTTCAACGACATGATCGGGCGTCTGCAAAGTTCGTTCGACCAGACAAAGCAATTTTCCATCGATGCGTCGCATGAGCTTCGCACACCGCTCACGATCATGCGGGGCGAACTTGAGCTCGCCCTCCGTTCGAAACAGACGAACGAAGGGTACCGGCGCATTCTCTCCAGCACGCTCGACGAGATCCTCCGCATGTCTTCCATCATCGAAAATCTCCTGATGCTTGCCAAGGGGGACATCGGAAAATCGGCATTCACGTTCGAAAAAGTAGCGCTCGCGCCGATCATCCGGGAATTGCACGAGGACAGCGAAATGCTTGCCGAGAAAAAGCACATCCGCGTTACCCTCGAACAGGTCGACAATCTGACTGTGTCCGGCGACACAGTACGGCTTCGCCAGCTGGTGTTGAATCTGCTCGACAACGCCATCAAATACACCCCCAAAAAAGGGACGATCGAATTATCGCTGGTCCGGGAGAACGGTTCCGCCAAGATAATTGTTAAAGATAACGGCATCGGCATACCCGCCGACGAGCAATCGAAGATTTTCGACAGGTTTTACAGGGTCGATAAGGGACGTTCCCGCGACATGGGGGGGACCGGATTGGGGCTCTCGATCGCCCGGTGGATTACCGAGATTCATGGGGGAACAATATACGTCCAAAGTGAGGTCAATAAGGGGAGCGAATTCACCGTGCTCCTCCCGCTCTTGCGCAACTGA
- a CDS encoding amino acid permease yields the protein MTTNDTSDTEPTLARRLGLISAVMVVIGSVVGSGIFLTPQSIAATVQVPGVMIFVWILTGLLTLAGALTNAEIAGMIPEAGGQYVFFRVTYGDLTAFLYGWTTFIVYQTGSIAAIAVAFARYFGYFVDLPHFSPALEAWKLPLIGNIYPLKDIGVSLIAISAIVLLAVVNYFGVHIGGFVQDFFTFLKVLAIGGIVVLAFTVGHGSTANFFPLWGAPASGALLSAIGVAMIATLWSYDGWNSLTYLAGEVKEPKKNIPLALVLGTIIIIAIYVATNLAYLYILPIGEIANSKLVAADVMERIFRGYGGAIISAMVMVSTFGTVNATSMTTARVYFAMAKDRLFFKSLGTIHPKYRTPGTSLLVQGVWASILTLTGTYDQIFTYVIFAGWIFYALGASAVFVLRKKMPDTPRPYKVPGYPYIPIAFIVVATWFVYNTIVQQTADSMVGLFLLLAGLPFYYYWSRQIKRSETAR from the coding sequence ATGACAACGAATGACACAAGCGACACCGAACCGACCCTAGCCCGCCGCCTCGGTCTCATTTCGGCCGTCATGGTTGTCATCGGCTCCGTCGTCGGTTCCGGAATTTTTCTGACGCCGCAGAGCATCGCAGCCACGGTTCAGGTGCCGGGAGTGATGATCTTCGTCTGGATTCTCACCGGGTTGCTGACGCTTGCCGGCGCGCTGACGAATGCGGAGATCGCCGGCATGATCCCGGAAGCCGGCGGGCAGTACGTCTTTTTTCGCGTGACGTACGGCGACCTGACCGCCTTTTTGTATGGGTGGACGACGTTCATCGTCTACCAAACCGGCTCCATCGCCGCGATCGCCGTTGCCTTTGCCCGTTATTTCGGGTACTTCGTCGACCTTCCCCATTTCAGCCCCGCCCTCGAAGCATGGAAACTTCCTCTCATCGGAAATATTTATCCTCTCAAGGACATCGGCGTCAGTCTTATCGCGATCAGCGCCATCGTGCTCCTTGCTGTCGTGAATTATTTCGGTGTTCACATCGGCGGGTTTGTGCAGGACTTTTTCACCTTCCTGAAAGTTCTGGCGATCGGCGGGATCGTCGTGCTGGCGTTCACCGTGGGCCACGGCAGCACGGCAAATTTTTTCCCGTTGTGGGGAGCGCCCGCATCGGGCGCCCTGCTGAGCGCGATCGGCGTCGCAATGATCGCCACGCTCTGGTCCTACGACGGCTGGAATAGTCTCACGTACCTGGCGGGGGAGGTGAAGGAGCCGAAGAAGAACATCCCGCTGGCACTCGTCCTCGGCACGATCATCATCATCGCGATCTATGTCGCCACAAACCTTGCGTATCTTTACATCCTTCCGATCGGAGAGATCGCGAACTCGAAGCTCGTTGCAGCGGATGTGATGGAAAGAATTTTTCGCGGTTACGGCGGCGCGATCATTTCGGCCATGGTGATGGTCTCAACATTCGGCACGGTCAACGCCACCTCGATGACGACGGCTCGCGTCTATTTTGCGATGGCAAAAGACAGACTCTTCTTCAAAAGCCTCGGAACGATCCATCCTAAATACCGGACACCGGGAACGTCCCTTCTTGTCCAAGGGGTGTGGGCTTCCATTCTTACCTTGACCGGAACATACGACCAGATCTTTACGTACGTCATCTTTGCCGGATGGATCTTTTACGCGCTCGGCGCTTCGGCGGTGTTTGTCTTGAGGAAGAAAATGCCGGATACACCGCGTCCCTACAAAGTGCCGGGATATCCCTATATTCCGATCGCTTTCATTGTGGTTGCGACCTGGTTCGTCTATAACACGATCGTCCAGCAAACAGCGGATTCGATGGTGGGGCTCTTTTTGCTTTTGGCGGGACTCCCGTTCTATTATTATTGGAGCAGGCAGATCAAAAGATCAGAAACCGCACGCTGA
- a CDS encoding biopolymer transporter Tol: MKLRLLIIALLLAVGAVTSTAQEAVFGKNKVKYKKFNWWYIQSNHFDIYFNDNGEYLANFTAAAAESAYTLISKSFHYEINNRIPIMVYNSHNDFQQTNVLGEYLEEGIGGVTELFKNRVVVPFEGNYKMFRHVIHHELVHAVFNDMFYGGSIQSIISNNIRLQLPMWFNEGMAEYQSLHWDTNSDMFMRDATIHTYLPPIDYLSGYFAYRGGQSVWYYIANKYGDQKIAEILNRIKGSRSIDQGFKNALGLSVSELNDRWQKEQKVLYWPDIAKREDPADFATRLTNHVKEADFYNTSPSISPQGDKVAFISDRDDYFDVYIMSTIDNKVTKIVDGQRTKNFEELHLLTPGITWSPDGKKIALAVKSGESDAIFIVDAATGNQEKIQFQLEGIFSVDWSPKGDKLAFVGDDAKESDIYLYDLATKNLTNLTDDIFSDSDPHWSPDGKTIYFVSDRRDNLDRNAIPANFKMSKYDFSESDIYSLSLETMEIKRIIHYDGSDATSPVVSPDGTKLLYVSDRNGIGNIYERNLVTGADRPVTNSISGLFQLSLSADGNKLSFAALNEAGFDIYLMKAPFDKKLAVSELEPAEFIKRKMKLAQKGTGQGAKDSTNVAANAAPKDTAGVYGDRVHIDFQNYVFSDEQPREKMPSADLESNGKQLEPSDNVDEQGNYKVNKYKLNFSPDIIYGNAGYSTFYGVEGTTEMAFSDMLGDHQIYFLTNLMLDLENSDYVIAYNYLKTKVDYGVEGFHSARFLYLYDQTGNVSLYRFQTWGIGSSASYPLDRFNRFDFNLAWLNLSRQNLDDPELNAPTDERNLIMPSISYVHDNSLWGITAPDNGTRYNITAMFSPALTAGDHSLDFQTYTLDYRTYQKFWRDYSFVIRWAGGVSEGRNAQRFFIGGTDGWINREFANGGIPINNVEDYAFLSPALPMRGFDYNAKNGTKYALMNYELRFPLIRYLVTGGLPIAAQNITGALFADIGSSWTDDKAYRFFAKNDQGNEIAEDLLMGTGYGVRVILFGLPLKFDVAWAFDGQSFSVPLYYISLGGDF; encoded by the coding sequence ATGAAATTGCGCCTTTTGATCATCGCACTGCTTCTGGCTGTCGGGGCCGTAACGTCGACAGCCCAGGAAGCCGTTTTCGGTAAAAATAAGGTGAAGTACAAAAAATTCAACTGGTGGTACATCCAATCGAACCACTTCGACATTTATTTCAACGACAACGGAGAATATCTCGCCAACTTCACGGCGGCCGCCGCCGAATCGGCATACACCCTCATCAGCAAGAGCTTCCATTACGAGATCAACAACCGCATCCCGATCATGGTCTATAATTCCCACAACGACTTTCAGCAGACCAATGTCCTGGGGGAATATCTGGAGGAAGGGATCGGCGGTGTGACGGAGCTGTTCAAGAACAGGGTGGTGGTCCCGTTCGAAGGCAATTATAAAATGTTTCGGCATGTGATCCACCACGAGCTCGTTCATGCCGTCTTCAACGATATGTTCTACGGCGGGTCGATCCAATCGATCATCTCCAACAACATCCGCCTCCAGTTGCCCATGTGGTTCAACGAAGGAATGGCGGAATACCAATCGCTCCATTGGGATACGAATTCGGATATGTTCATGCGCGATGCGACGATCCACACGTACCTCCCGCCGATCGATTATTTGAGCGGATACTTTGCCTACCGGGGCGGCCAGTCGGTCTGGTATTACATCGCGAACAAGTACGGCGACCAAAAGATCGCGGAGATCCTGAACCGGATCAAGGGATCGCGCAGCATCGACCAGGGCTTTAAGAATGCACTCGGGCTGAGCGTCTCCGAACTCAACGACCGCTGGCAGAAGGAGCAAAAGGTTCTCTATTGGCCCGATATTGCGAAACGGGAAGACCCGGCCGACTTCGCAACGCGGCTCACGAACCACGTGAAGGAAGCCGACTTCTATAACACCAGCCCTTCCATTTCGCCGCAAGGGGATAAAGTTGCATTCATCTCGGACCGCGACGATTATTTCGATGTCTACATTATGTCCACGATCGACAATAAGGTCACAAAGATCGTCGACGGCCAGCGGACGAAGAATTTTGAGGAACTGCATCTGCTCACGCCGGGCATCACCTGGTCTCCCGACGGGAAGAAGATCGCTCTTGCCGTGAAGAGCGGGGAGAGCGATGCCATTTTCATCGTGGACGCTGCGACGGGGAATCAGGAAAAGATCCAATTTCAGCTGGAAGGGATTTTTTCCGTCGACTGGTCGCCGAAAGGGGACAAACTCGCCTTTGTCGGGGACGATGCCAAGGAATCGGACATCTACCTCTACGACCTCGCGACGAAGAACCTGACGAACCTGACCGACGATATTTTTTCGGATTCCGACCCGCACTGGTCGCCTGACGGGAAGACGATCTATTTCGTGTCCGACAGGCGGGACAACCTGGACCGGAACGCGATTCCGGCGAACTTCAAGATGTCGAAATACGACTTCTCCGAGTCGGATATCTATTCGCTGAGCCTCGAGACGATGGAGATCAAGCGTATCATCCACTACGACGGAAGCGATGCGACATCGCCGGTCGTCTCGCCGGACGGAACGAAGTTGCTCTATGTCTCCGACCGGAACGGCATCGGCAATATTTATGAACGCAACCTTGTCACCGGCGCGGACCGTCCTGTGACCAACTCGATCAGCGGCCTTTTCCAGCTTTCGCTGTCGGCGGACGGCAATAAGCTTTCATTCGCCGCGTTGAACGAAGCGGGATTCGACATCTACTTAATGAAGGCGCCGTTTGACAAGAAATTGGCGGTCTCGGAGCTTGAGCCTGCCGAGTTCATCAAAAGAAAAATGAAGCTGGCGCAGAAAGGAACCGGTCAGGGCGCAAAGGACTCGACGAACGTAGCGGCAAACGCGGCCCCCAAGGATACCGCGGGAGTGTACGGCGACCGTGTCCACATCGACTTCCAGAATTACGTTTTCTCCGACGAGCAGCCAAGGGAAAAGATGCCGTCGGCCGACCTGGAATCCAACGGCAAACAGCTTGAGCCGAGCGACAACGTGGACGAACAGGGGAACTACAAGGTGAACAAGTACAAGCTTAATTTTTCGCCGGACATCATTTACGGCAACGCCGGGTACAGCACATTTTATGGAGTGGAGGGGACGACCGAGATGGCGTTCAGCGACATGCTCGGCGACCATCAGATCTATTTTCTCACGAACCTGATGCTCGATCTGGAGAACAGCGATTACGTGATCGCCTACAATTACCTCAAGACGAAGGTTGATTACGGGGTCGAAGGATTCCACAGCGCGCGGTTCCTCTATCTGTACGATCAGACGGGAAACGTTTCGTTGTACCGCTTTCAGACGTGGGGAATAGGCAGTTCAGCGTCATATCCGCTGGATAGATTCAACCGGTTCGATTTCAACCTGGCATGGCTCAACCTCTCCAGACAGAATCTCGACGACCCGGAACTGAACGCCCCGACCGACGAGCGGAACCTCATCATGCCCTCGATCAGCTACGTTCACGATAACTCGCTGTGGGGCATCACCGCCCCGGATAACGGGACCCGCTATAATATCACCGCGATGTTCAGCCCGGCGCTGACAGCCGGGGACCACTCGCTCGATTTTCAGACCTATACGCTGGACTACCGGACGTATCAAAAATTCTGGAGAGATTATTCATTCGTCATCCGATGGGCCGGAGGGGTCAGCGAGGGAAGGAACGCGCAGAGATTTTTCATCGGCGGGACGGACGGGTGGATCAACCGGGAATTTGCGAACGGCGGCATTCCGATCAACAACGTCGAGGATTACGCCTTCCTGTCGCCGGCACTGCCGATGCGCGGGTTTGACTATAATGCGAAGAACGGCACGAAATATGCCCTGATGAACTACGAACTCCGTTTTCCGCTCATCCGTTATCTGGTGACCGGCGGACTTCCGATCGCCGCGCAGAACATTACCGGAGCGCTCTTCGCCGATATCGGTTCGTCCTGGACGGACGACAAGGCATACAGGTTCTTTGCTAAGAACGACCAGGGGAATGAAATTGCGGAAGATCTGCTCATGGGCACCGGGTACGGAGTGCGGGTCATCTTGTTCGGACTTCCGCTGAAGTTCGACGTTGCCTGGGCGTTTGACGGACAATCGTTCTCCGTCCCGTTGTATTATATCTCGCTCGGAGGAGATTTCTAG
- the rnr gene encoding ribonuclease R, translating to MKSSIEQRVIDFFDAHPREAFKSRQVARRLSIRDDGGFQEVREALHAMVDRKVLSHSRGKGYSRRPLEQTVRGMLSMSKQKYGFVTVPGSAFGEIYIGPKSLGTALDGDTVDVSLFAPDRNKKRADEKIEGEIVRVISRAHDEFVGTLEQSKNFYFVVIDDRKIPRDIYVAPDALNGARPGDKVVVAFESWESDLQNPEGRIVEVIGRSGDSGAEVASVIKAFRLPTSFPRDVESFVKDIAETIAEEEIARRRDLRAVTCFTIDPDDAKDFDDAVSIEPLGPGAYRLGVHIADVSAYVKEGTALDAEAFNRGTSVYLANQVVPMLPEKLSNDLCSLKPNVDRLAYSCIMDVSEKGKVKDYEIVKSVINSKRRFTYEDVEHILDAGKGEHADALKALWSLARALKEKRMKNGSIDFDSPEAKFRYDDRGKPVEVRIKQRLKSHQLVEECMLLANYTVAAHVGKKKKEEDVSPFVYRIHDSPDREKIRELSVFVEKFGYSLNVSESVSSKDLQKLLDRVRGTPEENVINEVSLRAMAKAVYSERNIGHFGLAFDYYTHFTSPIRRYPDLVVHRMLDEYAKGMPHARRKHFIETLPRVCKWSSDRERVAMEAERASVKVMQAEYMKQHLGDEFEGVISGVTNYGMYVEINDLLVEGMIHVRNIGDDYYEHDEKHYSLVGRRTGRTFRLGDSIAVKVVSVNVENKEIDFACVEPARSSQPKKRRKHK from the coding sequence ATGAAGAGCAGCATAGAGCAGCGGGTCATCGATTTTTTTGATGCGCATCCGCGCGAAGCATTTAAGTCCCGCCAGGTCGCGCGCAGGCTGAGCATCCGGGACGACGGCGGTTTCCAGGAGGTCCGCGAAGCGCTTCATGCCATGGTGGACAGAAAGGTTCTTTCGCATTCACGCGGGAAAGGTTATTCCCGCAGGCCGTTGGAACAGACGGTCAGGGGAATGCTCTCGATGAGCAAGCAGAAGTACGGCTTTGTCACGGTTCCCGGGTCCGCCTTCGGCGAAATCTATATCGGGCCGAAATCTCTCGGTACCGCGCTGGACGGCGACACCGTCGATGTCTCGCTGTTTGCGCCTGATCGGAATAAAAAAAGAGCCGACGAGAAAATCGAAGGGGAAATTGTCCGCGTTATCTCTCGCGCCCATGATGAGTTCGTCGGCACGCTTGAGCAGAGCAAGAATTTTTATTTCGTCGTTATCGACGACCGGAAAATTCCGCGTGACATTTATGTCGCTCCCGACGCGCTCAACGGCGCACGGCCGGGGGACAAGGTCGTTGTCGCGTTCGAGTCGTGGGAGAGCGATCTTCAGAATCCCGAAGGGCGGATCGTCGAGGTCATCGGCCGTTCGGGGGATTCGGGCGCCGAAGTTGCATCGGTGATCAAGGCATTCCGGCTGCCGACCTCTTTTCCCCGCGATGTCGAATCGTTCGTAAAGGACATTGCTGAAACCATCGCGGAGGAGGAGATCGCACGCCGCCGCGACCTCCGCGCTGTGACGTGTTTTACGATCGACCCGGACGATGCCAAAGATTTTGACGATGCTGTGTCGATCGAACCGCTGGGGCCGGGGGCGTACCGGCTTGGCGTTCATATCGCCGATGTGAGCGCGTATGTGAAGGAGGGAACGGCCCTCGATGCCGAGGCCTTCAACAGAGGGACGAGCGTTTACCTCGCGAATCAGGTGGTGCCGATGCTTCCCGAAAAACTCTCCAACGACCTGTGCAGCCTGAAACCGAACGTCGACCGGCTGGCCTATTCGTGCATCATGGATGTCAGCGAAAAGGGAAAGGTCAAAGACTATGAGATCGTCAAGAGCGTGATTAATTCAAAACGCCGGTTTACGTACGAAGACGTGGAACACATATTGGATGCCGGCAAAGGAGAGCACGCCGACGCGTTGAAGGCGCTCTGGTCTCTGGCGCGCGCGTTGAAAGAGAAGAGGATGAAAAACGGCAGCATCGACTTCGATTCCCCTGAAGCCAAGTTCCGGTATGACGACCGGGGGAAGCCCGTTGAAGTGCGTATCAAGCAGCGCCTCAAGAGCCATCAGCTCGTCGAAGAATGCATGCTCCTTGCGAACTACACCGTCGCCGCGCACGTCGGCAAGAAAAAGAAGGAAGAGGATGTGTCGCCGTTCGTCTACCGGATCCATGATTCCCCCGACAGGGAAAAAATCCGGGAACTGTCCGTCTTCGTCGAAAAATTCGGCTATTCATTAAACGTGAGCGAGTCTGTCTCGTCAAAAGATCTGCAGAAACTCCTGGACCGCGTGAGAGGCACTCCGGAAGAGAATGTGATCAACGAAGTCTCGCTGCGCGCCATGGCGAAGGCCGTATACTCGGAGAGAAACATCGGGCATTTCGGTCTGGCGTTCGACTACTACACGCATTTTACTTCGCCGATCCGCCGCTACCCGGACCTGGTTGTCCACAGGATGCTGGATGAATACGCCAAAGGAATGCCGCACGCGCGGCGGAAGCATTTCATCGAAACGCTTCCGCGGGTCTGCAAGTGGTCGTCCGACCGGGAGCGTGTTGCGATGGAAGCCGAGCGGGCCTCCGTGAAGGTGATGCAGGCGGAATATATGAAACAGCATCTTGGCGACGAATTCGAAGGGGTGATCTCGGGCGTCACCAACTACGGGATGTATGTCGAGATCAACGATCTCCTCGTCGAGGGGATGATCCATGTCCGCAACATCGGCGACGACTACTATGAACACGATGAAAAGCATTATTCGCTGGTCGGGCGGCGCACGGGACGGACATTCCGCCTGGGGGACAGCATCGCCGTGAAAGTTGTCAGTGTAAACGTCGAGAACAAAGAAATCGATTTTGCCTGCGTGGAACCGGCGCGTTCCTCGCAGCCTAAGAAGAGACGAAAGCACAAATAG